From a single Phorcysia thermohydrogeniphila genomic region:
- a CDS encoding DEAD/DEAH box helicase: protein MEFTFEQLDSRIQKSLEEMGFERPTPIQKEAIPIALEGYDIVGQAQTGTGKTAAFGIPLVEKIGSRERGVKAIVLTPTRELAIQVAHELSLIGKNKGVSAYPIYGGVSIEKQINILRRGRNQIVVGTPGRVKDLINRGVLKLDRVRFAVLDEADQMLDMGFIEDIEEILSKTPKNKQTMLFSATMPYEIRKLIDKYLRPGYKTVKVGKQLITPKVRQRLIFIKSEERLRALEKLLREHEGTTTIVFVKTKRDAAELERELQKRGIGARAIHGDLSQRQRENVMKTFREGRVKVLVATDVAARGIDIKDVGLVINYELPENPESYVHRIGRTGRAGREGVAISLVAESEKRRLYRIKGLKGVRPERFRANDLKELKEELLSAPTERLPERVRELAKELVERRNPEEVVALLLKRVIA, encoded by the coding sequence GAGAGACCAACGCCTATACAGAAGGAGGCGATTCCTATAGCCCTTGAAGGTTACGATATTGTTGGACAGGCACAGACAGGAACAGGTAAAACTGCTGCCTTTGGAATACCTCTGGTTGAGAAAATTGGCTCAAGGGAGAGGGGAGTTAAGGCGATAGTTCTTACTCCAACGAGGGAGCTCGCAATTCAGGTTGCCCACGAGCTTTCTCTTATCGGTAAGAACAAGGGCGTTTCTGCCTATCCCATATACGGTGGCGTTTCTATTGAGAAGCAGATAAACATCCTAAGGAGAGGTAGAAACCAGATAGTTGTTGGGACGCCCGGTAGGGTTAAGGACTTGATAAACAGGGGAGTTCTGAAGCTTGACAGGGTAAGGTTTGCCGTCCTTGATGAGGCGGACCAGATGCTTGATATGGGGTTCATAGAGGACATAGAGGAGATACTCTCTAAAACGCCGAAAAATAAACAAACTATGCTCTTTTCGGCCACTATGCCTTACGAGATAAGGAAGCTCATAGATAAGTACTTAAGGCCGGGCTATAAGACCGTTAAGGTTGGAAAGCAGCTTATCACTCCTAAGGTGCGCCAGAGGTTGATTTTTATAAAAAGTGAGGAAAGACTGAGAGCCCTTGAAAAGCTCCTTAGGGAACACGAAGGAACGACAACAATTGTTTTTGTAAAGACAAAGCGGGACGCGGCAGAGCTTGAGAGGGAGCTCCAAAAGAGAGGCATAGGTGCAAGGGCTATTCACGGAGACCTCTCCCAGAGACAGAGAGAGAACGTAATGAAGACCTTTAGGGAAGGTAGGGTTAAAGTCCTCGTTGCTACCGATGTAGCTGCAAGGGGAATAGATATCAAGGACGTGGGGCTTGTCATTAACTACGAGCTCCCTGAAAACCCAGAAAGCTACGTTCACAGGATTGGCAGAACCGGAAGGGCCGGAAGGGAAGGTGTTGCGATTAGCCTCGTCGCTGAGAGTGAAAAGAGGAGGCTCTACAGGATTAAAGGGCTAAAGGGAGTTCGTCCAGAAAGGTTTAGGGCAAATGACTTAAAGGAACTAAAGGAGGAGCTCCTTTCAGCTCCAACTGAGAGGCTTCCCGAAAGAGTAAGGGAACTTGCGAAAGAGCTTGTTGAGAGGAGAAATCCCGAAGAGGTTGTTGCTTTACTCTTAAAGAGGGTGATAGCCTGA